The proteins below come from a single Torulaspora delbrueckii CBS 1146 chromosome 5, complete genome genomic window:
- the UBR1 gene encoding E3 ubiquitin-protein ligase UBR1 (similar to Saccharomyces cerevisiae UBR1 (YGR184C); ancestral locus Anc_5.190), which translates to MSEDPLCVEIRDHLRQTLSSIHDNPLFREVRGPSERMEMDKLLKDHIFRYLFFLISKKGESLTLLFPKGKDRQNDMGSFPKTYDEALSVNIEEMTQPFYTIDDSRTSNIHQHLGRNCGRKFQVGEPIYRCHECGYDDTCVLCIYCFNAADHQSHHVYTDICSEFNTGICDCGDEEAWHTELHCKAEEEAQNDESREDDSNLKEVFLQQQSQDILEVVLIEVFDHFIDLFNQNIEPLPTLQKDITLKLREMVQQGKVEERAIFLEALAYKNDYTEKNDRIIRSVEEGSQDVVDLKDYTVIIYNDEYHNYSQATTALRQGVPDNKHTDLLTSKIDGEGRALLKCSEEISAVIGGFFAVQTNGLSATLTSWSEYIHQETCKYCILWLNHCLNIPIPAFQSAFRSAMGKVLLSKYDRAAESVDMTPVVREYFSSKFNESDPYRFADLSILSEANGIPLGHHKELAKNDLDHISNTLNETVSPTSRQYANSRLQYIFYFDNRYWKRLRKDLQNVIIPTLASDIHYKPLFCRQVVEIFNHITRSVAFMDREPLLNVLRECVVQLFTCPKDANMIFSMGSFKDILWSVIDIFAEFSKVEGGLLIWQKVQKTNPTKSYSISFKQGLYAVETLLSKVSDGNIVLIPENFISILTLCKLFNGAYKIKRKEGEHVLHEDQHFIPYLEYTTSVYSIIQTMAKVLENSKEPIDEPLLLNTIELLTSFLGHRSLTYKLIHDSQEIIKFEVHRQRVAFMNPVHTLYSFLIEKCKLTSALGATSYCSDFLTISDFALRSVVLCAQIFVGFWVRNGMSVLHQSKYYKNNPELSSYARDIHLNQLAFLREDDDIPRVIYNLLDRWALLDWFSGEAEFEHTIYEDKIIPIVQQFIAFVYQVLTERYFFKTFSSAKERRMYHIKSAVIYNLYTKPLSYSKLLRSMPDYLTEDTTELDTALKEISTFVEPKGLADSGVFKLKQKLYAVVDPLKLLNMENEFESSAATIKTHLSSKKTGTYDDIIQPQIISPQDLDPKSIELGQFTRTDIFAKLVYKLLQVCIDKEEGTFLYELLHLVHGIFKDKELIDGERSIPQAYISKPICSQLMTIANSKHNAFSEEIKKKAQYLLEIMMTIRPEEVTDSLITSFGEQYVADYKAKKMSNNANHAESEKMQRKRMIKKRQEKLMAKFNNQQSKFMKGSEAQLWDQSKTGNDDDVVMDGVETQTLEEFTCALCQDNTSTDLFVVPAYHDHTPIFRPGSIFNVDEFASNWGTFSNNPDKLTYNDDKSLENFRDNGSRGSKKVLVSCNHSVHHSCFKRYVQKKRFSSNAFICPLCQTYSNCVLPIRRTSKQNTGLSVDSLVNVRVSVDELSRLFESFSAADFKNVYSTFNLVTLHSHSYDKAARSTPGFESKDTAFILAVHWANTISMLEVASRLDKSPNVTLLESREQKFKTLKNTLICIVLMCYGIGKPNPEFDPYVNKDGIIWNQNQLFQYIVKKCLFSREPLRETVGQALANFSKQLIVDFIKGLSNLDIGKMYEKAENHGGIYKIQSDDLLSTLKGVCFLGVSDSELRRKAYDLAYTCLLKNLLPTLRRCVIMIRVFHDTLKDQEDDEIVVNGINILEKSSLDLPDYVDQVMAALSDFESLQQLLARGIPCMKPSDDPYLKDIPYENCGIVKLVNLATYLNTYVTNSKKIKLREEHSLHVQNVSNRLDFKICLTCGVKVHLRPDRHEMSKHLQKYCFKTFGAFLIPNTSEVCLYMSQPPSTVYISAPYLNSHGEAGRNAMKRGDMTVLNLKRYEFLNSLWINNEIPGYISRVMGDEFRVNILSNGYFLTFNRDPRPRRAPLAGSDDEEDVDGQDDEDAELYSGHSSDDEERDVEMADDRLGDMEEGAFFGNGVDAGNVRGLLQVFENFQNTVENGINPEDAQFATPLLQFFPPQFGGINLRRNIIPDADEDDEVLEAADDTADHQYDTNSPSE; encoded by the coding sequence ATGAGTGAAGATCCCTTGTGTGTGGAGATACGAGACCACTTGAGACAGACACTGTCTTCGATTCATGATAATCCTCTGTTTCGGGAGGTTCGGGGACCTTCTGAGAGAATGGAGATGGACAAGCTTCTCAAGGACCACATCTTTAGGTATTTGTTCTTTCTTATCTCCAAAAAGGGTGAAAGCCTTACATTGTTGTTCCCAAAAGGCAAAGATCGTCAAAATGATATGGGTAGCTTCCCTAAGACGTACGATGAAGCTCTCTCTGTtaacattgaagagatgaCACAGCCATTCTATACAATCGACGATAGTCGGACAAGTAACATTCACCAGCACTTGGGCAGGAACTGTGGTAGGAAATTTCAGGTTGGAGAGCCAATTTATCGGTGCCATGAGTGTGGATATGATGATACCTGTGTGTTGTGTATATACTGCTTCAACGCCGCGGATCATCAAAGTCATCATGTTTACACTGACATTTGCTCCGAGTTCAATACCGGTATCTGTGACTGTGGTGACGAAGAGGCCTGGCATACCGAGTTACACTGTAAggcagaggaagaagcGCAGAATGACGAATCCCGTGAAGATGATagcaatttgaaagaagttttCCTTCAACAGCAAAGTCAAGATATTTTGGAAGTGGTTCTGATAGAAGTCTTCGACCATTTTATTGACTTGTTCAATCAAAACATCGAACCTCTACctactttgcaaaaggaTATAACATTAAAACTACGGGAAATGGTTCAGCAAGGCAAAgtggaagaaagagcaattTTTCTGGAGGCACTGGCATATAAAAATGATTATACTGAGAAAAACGATCGAATCATTCGTTCGGTAGAAGAAGGCTCCCAAGACGTGGtggatttgaaggattatACGGTTATCATATACAATGATGAGTATCACAACTACTCTCAGGCAACGACAGCCTTAAGGCAAGGTGTTCCGGATAACAAACATACTGATCTGCTGACGTCAAAGATCGATGGAGAAGGTCGGGCGCTACTCAAATGctcagaagaaatttctgCTGTGATAGGTGGTTTTTTCGCAGTGCAAACGAACGGTTTGAGCGCCACGCTGACATCATGGTCCGAGTACATTCATCAAGAGACCTGTAAATATTGCATTCTATGGTTGAACCACTGCTTGAATATACCGATTCCAGCCTTTCAAAGTGCATTCCGCTCAGCAATGGGgaaagttcttctttccaaatacGATCGGGCCGCCGAGTCTGTTGATATGACGCCAGTGGTCCGTGAGTACTTCAGCTCTAAATTCAACGAGTCGGATCCATACAGATTTGCGGACTTGTCAATCTTAAGCGAGGCTAATGGTATTCCACTTGGGCACCATAAAGAATTGGCCAAGAATGATCTCGACCACATTTCAAATACGCTGAATGAAACTGTAAGTCCCACAAGCAGGCAGTACGCAAATTCCAGGCTTCAATATATTTTTTACTTCGATAACAGGTATTGGAAAAGGCTGAGGAAAGATCTGCAGAATGTTATCATTCCAACTTTGGCTTCAGACATTCACTATAAACCTTTGTTTTGCAGGCAGGTTGTTGAGATTTTTAATCACATAACGAGATCAGTGGCATTCATGGACCGGGAACCACTCTTGAACGTTTTGCGAGAGTGTGTCGTCCAGCTTTTCACTTGCCCGAAGGACGCAAATATGATCTTCAGCATGGGTAGCTTCAAGGACATTCTTTGGTCGGtaattgatatttttgcGGAGTTTTCGAAGGTGGAAGGAGGCCTTCTAATATGGCAGAAAGTACAGAAAACCAATCCCACGAAGAGTTATAGCATTTCATTTAAGCAAGGCCTATACGCAGTCGAAACTTTATTGAGTAAAGTGTCTGATGGCAATATCGTACTAATCCcagaaaatttcatttcAATCTTAACATTGTGCAAACTGTTTAACGGCGCGTACAAGATAAAGAGAAAGGAAGGTGAGCATGTTTTACATGAGGATCAGCATTTTATTCCATATTTGGAATATACGACATCGGTTTACAGTATCATTCAAACTATGGCTAAGGTCTTAGAAAACTCGAAAGAACCCATAGATGAGCCTCTATTACTAAACACTATTGAACTTTTGACTAGCTTCCTGGGACACAGATCATTAACTTACAAACTGATTCACGATTCACAAGAGATCATTAAATTCGAAGTGCATCGACAAAGAGTGGCATTTATGAACCCTGTGCACACActttattctttcttgattgaGAAATGCAAGCTAACATCAGCTTTAGGTGCTACTTCCTATTGCTCCGATTTCCTGACTATATCTGATTTTGCATTAAGGTCTGTGGTCCTTTGCGCACAGATTTTCGTGGGATTTTGGGTTAGGAATGGTATGTCAGTGCTGCATCAATCAAAATACTACAAGAATAATCCGGAGTTGAGCTCTTACGCAAGAGACATTCATCTGAACCAGCTTGCTTTCCTTcgtgaagatgatgatataCCTAGGGTAATCTACAACTTACTTGATAGATGGGCATTACTTGATTGGTTTAGTGGCGAGGCTGAATTTGAGCATACAATTTACGAGGATAAGATCATACCGATTGTCCAACAATTCATTGCATTTGTTTATCAGGTATTGACTGAAAGatacttcttcaagaccttTTCATCTGCTAAGGAGAGAAGGATGTACCACATTAAAAGCGCCGTCATCTATAACCTTTACACCAAACCTCTTTCCTATTCCAAGCTATTGAGATCGATGCCAGATTACTTGACTGAAGATACCACGGAGCTTGATACGGCTCTCAAAGAGATTTCGACATTTGTTGAACCAAAGGGTTTGGCTGATAGTGGTGTCTTTAAGCTGAAACAGAAGCTGTATGCAGTCGTTGACcctttgaagcttttgaacATGGAAAATGAATTCGAATCAAGTGCTGCTACAATAAAGACTCATttgtcttcaaagaagacGGGCACTTATGATGATATCATACAGCCGCAGATCATCTCACCACAAGATTTGGAtccaaaatcaattgagttaGGACAGTTTACGAGGACAGACATATTTGCTAAGCTTGTATACAAGCTGCTACAGGTTTGcattgataaagaagaggGCACATTCCTATACGAATTGCTTCATTTGGTGCATGGTATCTTCAAGGATAAAGAGCTGATTGATGGAGAGAGATCCATCCCTCAGGCTTATATCTCGAAGCCCATTTGcagtcaattgatgacCATTGCTAACTCGAAACATAATGCTTTCTCCGAGGAGATAAAAAAGAAGGCTCAATATTTACTGGAAATTATGATGACTATAAGACCTGAGGAGGTTACCGACTCATTGATTACCAGCTTTGGTGAACAGTATGTGGCAGACTATAaggcgaagaagatgagtAACAATGCTAATCATGCCGAAAGCGAAAAGATGCaaaggaagaggatgatCAAAAAAAGGCAGGAAAAATTGATGGCTAAATTCAATAATCAGCAATCTAAATTCATGAAAGGAAGCGAAGCTCAATTATGGGACCAAAGCAAAACTGGTAACGACGATGATGTTGTCATGGATGGTGTCGAAACTCAAACACTAGAGGAGTTTACTTGCGCACTATGTCAGGACAATACTTCAACAGACTTGTTTGTTGTACCTGCTTACCACGATCATACGCCAATTTTCAGGCCAGGTAGTATCTTCAACGTTGATGAGTTCGCCTCGAATTGGGGTACTTTCTCTAACAATCCAGACAAGTTGACTTATAATGACGATAAGTCATTGGAAAACTTCAGAGATAATGGTAGTAGAGGGTCCAAAAAGGTTCTGGTCTCCTGTAATCACAGCGTTCACCATTCCTGCTTTAAGCGTTACGTGCAGAAAAAGAGATTTTCCTCCAACGCTTTTATCTGTCCACTTTGTCAAACCTATTCCAACTGCGTTCTACCGATTCGACGCACTTCGAAACAGAATACAGGTCTTTCGGTTGATAGTTTGGTAAATGTGAGAGTTTCAGTCGATGAGCTGTCGCGTCtatttgaaagtttcagTGCTGCTGATTTTAAGAACGTTTACTCAACCTTCAATCTAGTGACATTGCACTCGCACTCCTACGATAAAGCTGCTCGGAGCACTCcaggatttgaaagcaAGGACACAGCATTTATTCTTGCTGTGCATTGGGCAAACACAATATCGATGCTCGAAGTGGCATCCAGGTTAGATAAATCGCCAAATGTAACGCTACTCGAGTCCAGAGAgcaaaagttcaagacaCTCAAGAATACACTTATATGCATAGTGCTAATGTGTTACGGTATCGGTAAACCAAATCCTGAGTTCGACCCATATGTGAATAAAGATGGCATCATCTGGAACCAAAATCAGCTCTTCCAGTACATAGTAAAGAAATGTTTGTTTTCTCGGGAACCATTGCGAGAAACCGTGGGGCAGGCCCTagccaatttctccaaaCAATTAATCGTTGATTTTATCAAGGGACTTTCCAATCTAGACATTGGTAAGATGTACGAGAAAGCTGAAAACCATGGTGGGATTTACAAGATTCAATCAGATGACTTGTTGTCGACTTTGAAAGGGGTTTGTTTCTTGGGCGTAAGTGACTCGGAGCTTCGTCGTAAGGCTTATGATTTGGCTTATACGTGtctattgaagaatttgttgCCAACTCTAAGGCGTTGCGTAATCATGATCAGAGTTTTCCATGACACATTGAAAGATCAggaggatgatgaaattgttgtGAATGGTATAAATATACTTGAGAAATCCTCACTCGATTTGCCAGATTATGTTGATCAGGTCATGGCCGCACTATCAGATTTTGAATCGTTGCAACAATTGCTAGCTCGTGGCATTCCTTGTATGAAACCTTCCGACGATCCTTACTTGAAAGATATTCCCTACGAAAATTGTGGCATTGTGAAACTTGTCAATTTGGCAACGTATTTGAACACTTATGTGACGAACtccaagaagatcaagttACGTGAGGAACACTCCTTACATGTACAAAACGTTAGCAACAGACtagatttcaagatttgCCTAACTTGTGGTGTGAAGGTACATTTGAGACCCGACCGTCATGAGATGTCGAAACACTTACAGAAGTActgtttcaagacttttgGAGCATTTTTGATCCCAAACACCAGCGAAGTTTGCTTGTACATGTCTCAACCACCGTCCACTGTGTACATCAGTGCGCCTTACCTAAACTCACATGGTGAAGCGGGAAGAAATGCCATGAAGCGTGGAGATATGACTGTGTTAAACTTAAAGCGTTACGAATTCCTTAACAGCCTCTGGATCAACAATGAGATACCAGGCTACATTAGCCGAGTGATGGGAGACGAGTTCCGAGTTAACATCTTATCTAATGGTTATTTCTTAACGTTCAACAGAGACCCACGTCCCAGAAGGGCTCCTCTCGCTGGTAGcgatgacgaagaagatgttgacggacaagatgatgaagatgcgGAGCTTTACAGTGGCCACTCAAGCGATGACGAAGAGCGAGATGTCGAAATGGCTGACGACCGTCTTGGTGATATGGAAGAAGGTGCATTTTTCGGCAATGGAGTGGATGCAGGCAACGTTAGAGGCCTGCTACAAgtatttgaaaattttcagaaCACAGTGGAGAATGGAATCAACCCTGAAGATGCTCAATTCGCTACCCCATTACTACAATTTTTCCCACCACAATTTGGCGGAATAAATCTACGAAGAAACATTATCCCGGATGCGgacgaagatgacgaagtgCTAGAAGCCGCGGACGACACTGCTGACCACCAGTATGATACCAATAGCCCTTCAGAGTAG
- the QCR9 gene encoding ubiquinol--cytochrome-c reductase subunit 9 (similar to Saccharomyces cerevisiae QCR9 (YGR183C); ancestral locus Anc_5.189): MAFSTLYKVLFKRNSVFVGTVFASAFVFQATFDSAVTKWYENHNKGKLWADVKQQLKDGGDDEDEDDE; encoded by the exons ATG GCCTTTTCCACTTTGTACAAAGTTTTATTCAAGAGAAACTCCGTGTTCGTCGGTACTGTGTTTGCCTCTGCGTTTGTCTTCCAAGCCACGTTTGACAGTGCTGTCACTAAATGGTATGAGAACCATAACAAGGGTAAATTGTGGGCAGACGTTAAGCAGCAACTAAAAGATGGTGGTGATGACGAGGACGAGGACGACGAGTAA
- the TIM13 gene encoding protein translocase subunit TIM13 (similar to Saccharomyces cerevisiae TIM13 (YGR181W); ancestral locus Anc_5.188) gives MALSSIFGGATPSQQQTVNSTAANSVTDKVKSQIAQELAVANATELVNKVTDNCFEKCLTSPYSNNNEPCVDQCLAKYMRSWNVVSRAYIARIQQASTSGEI, from the coding sequence ATGGCTTTATCTTCTATCTTTGGAGGTGCTACACCTTCCCAGCAACAAACTGTCAATTCGACTGCTGCTAATTCAGTCACAGACAAGGTCAAGTCACAAATTGCGCAAGAACTAGCTGTCGCTAATGCTACTGAACTAGTGAATAAAGTGACAGACAAttgttttgaaaaatgtctAACGAGTCCGTACTCCAATAACAACGAACCTTGCGTTGACCAATGTCTAGCCAAGTACATGAGAAGTTGGAACGTTGTCTCTAGGGCTTATATCGCAAGAATCCAACAGGCATCGACCTCTGGTGAGATTTAA
- the APS3 gene encoding Aps3p (similar to Saccharomyces cerevisiae APS3 (YJL024C); ancestral locus Anc_5.187), whose amino-acid sequence MIHAVLIFNKKGQPRLIKFYTPVDLPKQKLLLEQVHELISQRNSDFQSSFLVTPPSLLGESDSLEDEDIQIIYKNYATLFFTFIVDDQESELAILDLIQTFVESLDRCFSEVSELDLIFNWQTLESVLEEIIQGGMVIETNIVNIVRSVDELNRASEQNDGAVARLASTGFGSALQAFASGGFAQWASGQ is encoded by the exons ATGATCCATGCTGTGTTGATAT TTAATAAGAAAGGTCAGCCTAGACTGATCAAATTTTACACTCCAGTCGATCTTCCGAAGCAGAAACTACTGCTTGAACAAGTTCATGAGCTGATATCTCAAAGAAATAGTGATTTCCAAAGTTCTTTCCTGGTGACTCCACCATCTTTACTTGGTGAGAGTGATTCCTTAGAAGACGAAGATATCCAGATAATTTACAAGAACTACGCTACGTTgttcttcaccttcataGTAGATGATCAAGAGTCTGAGCTAGCAATTCTGGATCTGATTCAAACGTTTGTTGAATCATTAGACCGTTGTTTCTCCGAGGTTAGCGAACTTGACCTAATCTTCAACTGGCAAACCCTAGAGAGTGTCCTTGAAGAGATTATCCAGGGAGGTATGGTCATAGAGACCAACATTGTGAATATTGTGCGTTCAGTGGATGAACTCAACAGGGCTTCTGAGCAAAATGATGGAGCTGTAGCTAGACTAGCCAGTACCGGTTTTGGAAGTGCACTTCAGGCGTTCGCGAGTGGTGGTTTCGCACAATGGGCATCAGGCCAATAA
- the CBP4 gene encoding Cbp4p (similar to Saccharomyces cerevisiae CBP4 (YGR174C); ancestral locus Anc_5.186), translating into MERPLWVRWLRVWAVGGAIIGAGALLFKYTTPTDEQLINSLSPELRLQYERERNLRQAEQKELMKIVKETSQSDRPIWDTGAIQSPWEKNVDPQSKGRQNFEQLKAEQVQKEELDRIRNELAQIREQTSSKTGEIVQGKNKSWWKLW; encoded by the coding sequence ATGGAGAGACCACTTTGGGTACGTTGGCTAAGGGTTTGGGCTGTTGGTGGAGCCATTATTGGTGCTGGAGCActacttttcaaatatacGACTCCAACAGATGAACAATTGATTAATTCACTATCACCAGAATTGAGGTTGCAGTATGAGAGGGAGAGGAATCTACGTCAGGCAGAGcaaaaggaattgatgaagattgTGAAAGAGACATCCCAAAGCGACAGACCGATTTGGGACACTGGTGCGATTCAATCACCTTGGGAGAAGAACGTTGATCCGCAATCCAAGGGAAGACAGAATTTCGAACAGTTGAAGGCAGAGCAAGTCCAAAAGGAAGAGTTGGATAGAATTAGGAATGAGCTGGCGCAGATAAGAGAGCagacttcttcaaagacgGGCGAAATTGTCCAGGGAAAGAATAAGAGCTGGTGGAAACTCTGGTAA
- the ERG1 gene encoding squalene monooxygenase (similar to Saccharomyces cerevisiae ERG1 (YGR175C); ancestral locus Anc_5.185), whose translation MVAQELLNADSSVTYDAIVIGAGVIGPCVAAGLARKGKKVLIVERDWDMPDRIVGELMQPGGLRALRSLGMIQSINNIDAFPVTGYTVFYNGEKVDIPYPYKADLAPVEKLEGLVKDGNDKVLEDSTIHIRDYEEDERERGAAFVHGKFLNNLRNIVAGEKNVTRLQGNCVEVLKAKNNEVVGAKVNVEGRGKVDFKAHLTFVCDGIFSRFRRELHPEHIPSVDSSFIGMSLWNAKNPVPMHGHVILGTNHLPILVYQISPEETRMLCAYNSAKLPGDIKGWLSKEVQPHVPKSLRPSFDAALAEGKYRSMPNSYLPARQNDVTGLCVIGDALNMRHPLTGGGMTVGLNDVVLLIKKIGDLDFSDRETVLDELLDYHYERKNYDSVINVLSIALFALFAADNKNLKSLQKGCFRYFQKGGDCVKVPVKFLSGVNPQPLMLARVFFAVALYAVYLNIEERGFLGLPMALLEGIMILITATKVFAPFLYRELCS comes from the coding sequence ATGGTAGCTCAAGAATTGTTGAATGCTGATTCTTCTGTCACTTACGATGCCATTGTAATCGGTGCTGGTGTCATCGGCCCATGTGTTGCTGCTGGTTTAGCAAGAAAGGGCAAGAAAGTGTTgattgttgaaagagacTGGGATATGCCAGATAGAATTGTTGGTGAACTCATGCAACCAGGTGGTCTAAGAGCATTGAGAAGTTTAGGTATGATTCAGTCCATAAATAACATCGACGCTTTCCCAGTGACTGGTTACACTGTTTTTTACAATGGTGAAAAAGTCGATATTCCGTACCCATACAAGGCAGATTTGGCTCCagttgagaaattggaaggATTGGTCAAGGATGGTAACGACAAAGTTCTAGAAGACAGTACTATCCACATTAGGGACtacgaagaagacgaaaGAGAGAGAGGTGCAGCTTTTGTGCATGgtaaattcttgaacaatttgagaaacattGTGGCCGGCGAAAAGAATGTCACTCGTTTGCAAGGTAACTGtgttgaagttttgaaggCGAAGAACAACGAAGTTGTTGGTGCCAAAGTCAACGTTGAAGGCCGTGGTAAGGTTGACTTCAAGGCCCACTTGACTTTTGTCTGTGATGGTATCTTTTCTCGTTTCAGGAGAGAGCTACACCCTGAGCACATCCCCTCTGTTGACTCTTCATTCATTGGTATGTCGCTATGGAACGCTAAGAACCCAGTTCCAATGCACGGCCATGTCATTCTAGGCACTAACCATCTGCCCATCCTTGTGTATCAAATCAGCCCTGAAGAGACTAGAATGTTGTGCGCATACAACTCTGCAAAACTACCTGGCGATATCAAGGGTTGGTTGAGCAAAGAAGTGCAACCACATGTGCCAAAGAGTTTACGCCCATCTTTCGATGCCGCCTTGGCCGAGGGTAAATATAGATCCATGCCAAACTCCTACCTGCCAGCAAGACAAAACGATGTCACTGGTCTATGTGTTATTGGTGACGCTTTGAACATGAGACACCCATTGACCGGTGGTGGTATGACCGTTGGTTTGAACGATGTCGTTTTGTTGATTAAAAAGATTGGTGACCTCGACTTCAGTGATCGTGAGACAGTCTTGGACGAACTTCTAGATTACCATTACGAGAGAAAGAATTACGACTCTGTCATCAACGTTCTATCCATCGCCCTATTCGCCTTGTTCGCTGCTGATAacaaaaacttgaaatCTCTGCAGAAGGGTTGTTTCAGATACTTCCAAAAGGGTGGCGATTGTGTTAAAGTACCAGTCAAGTTCCTATCTGGTGTCAATCCACAGCCATTGATGTTGGCCCGTGTCTTCTTTGCCGTTGCTCTTTATGCCGTTTACTTGAATATCGAGGAACGTGGGTTCTTGGGTTTGCCAATGGCATTGCTAGAAGGTATCATGATTTTGATCACTGCCACCAAGGTCTTTGCTCCATTCCTATACCGCGAATTGTGTTCTTAA
- the RRN7 gene encoding Rrn7p (similar to Saccharomyces cerevisiae RRN7 (YJL025W); ancestral locus Anc_5.183) — MSTYIRGPVCGVSNCPSRLWRIIDGRRTCQYGHVMEGDVEFNNEEDEVNAGVVTRRLNLTTSATGNFQSSLSGSQSQNLQRPAGGKKIYGSEANILFLKAFQLILKQQSSWLIREMNFPTEFDQIVKLIWMQYLKWINEEEVRQEPSESNSSDEEESSAYNSRMALGRFQLNMLSAVTIMYMAAVHLGLPVYTSDFVKWIASARFPYYKAIRKLPETWREKLPSSHLRLLEGEKPPNNGQIQAKICQTCFRTKFLKVFNGKVICEGLVLKLTMLAVLPPEFYFFTVGLITNLDIKSYYNLIEYPFLKFRKYNLWPELRTIGFFLLATRWLLMSDKETYPLQWIQSLSRRPHGTDTSRDATIDELLTGISSKREDGNVFEWSKGETSQYLKWIEDSFLSIQPDDPKMKIDHRIAKRKLLKIFPIDSDTTTSVTINADQSNFVEQLQEKYLYFLSEVESHWNEQIVEDEQQRLTSIMEFEKILIKEIAIAFALSMEQIVTAVQEISKWCSARSATNQ, encoded by the coding sequence ATGTCAACGTATATAAGAGGTCCAGTATGTGGAGTTTCGAACTGTCCTTCACGGTTGTGGCGTATCATAGATGGTAGAAGGACTTGTCAATATGGACATGTCATGGAAGGTGATGTAGAGTTTAATAACGAGGAAGACGAAGTCAATGCGGGAGTGGTTACAAGAAGACTGAATCTGACAACCAGCGCTACAGGAAACTTCCAGTCGAGCTTAAGTGGGTCTCAGTCCCAAAACTTGCAACGACCGGCGGGCGGCAAGAAGATTTATGGAAGTGAAGCAAACATTTTATTCCTGAAAGCATTccaattgattttgaagcaacAATCAAGCTGGCTTATACGAGAAATGAATTTCCCAActgaatttgatcaaatcgtGAAGCTTATATGGATGCAATATCTGAAATGGATTAATGAAGAGGAAGTACGACAAGAGCCGTCGGAGAGTAACAGCagtgacgaagaagagagtAGTGCTTACAATAGTCGAATGGCATTGGGCCGATTCCAGCTCAATATGTTATCAGCGGTGACTATCATGTATATGGCAGCCGTACATCTTGGGTTGCCTGTATACACCAGCGATTTCGTGAAGTGGATCGCTTCAGCGAGATTTCCATATTATAAAGCTATTAGGAAATTGCCAGAAACCTGGAGGGAAAAGTTACCAAGTTCTCACCTGCGTCTACTAGAAGGTGAAAAGCCTCCCAACAATGGTCAAATACAGGCAAAAATCTGCCAAACATGTTTTAGGACaaagtttctcaaagtaTTTAACGGCAAAGTAATATGTGAAGGACTCGTCCTCAAACTTACCATGCTCGCTGTCCTCCCGCCTGAATTTTACTTCTTCACTGTGGGGTTGATCACTAATTTGGACATCAAAAGCTACTACAACCTGATAGAATATCCATTTCTAAAATTTCGCAAGTACAACTTATGGCCAGAACTCCGAACGATtggattcttcttgctggCCACCAGGTGGCTCTTGATGAGTGACAAAGAAACTTATCCTTTGCAATGGATTCAGTCTCTCTCCAGGAGACCGCACGGGACAGATACATCTCGTGATGCTACAATTGACGAGCTCCTAACAGgaatctcatcaaagagggAAGATGGAAATGTTTTCGAATGGTCTAAGGGCGAAACTTCGCAGTATCTAAAGTGGATTGAAGATTCCTTCTTATCAATCCAACCAGATGACCCCAAAATGAAAATCGACCATAGAATTGCCAAAAGGAAATTGCTCAAGATTTTTCCCATAGACAGTGATACAACGACAAGTGTAACAATAAATGCTGATCAATCAAATTTCGTCGAACAATTACAAGAAAAATATCTCTACTTTTTATCTGAAGTCGAGTCCCATTGGAACGAACAAATAGTAGAGGATGAACAACAAAGATTGACGAGCATAATGGAATTCGAAAAGATTCTTATAAAGGAAATAGCAATAGCATTTGCACTATCAATGGAACAAATCGTCACAGCTGTCCAAGAAATCAGCAAATGGTGTTCTGCCCGATCCGCTACAAATCAATGA